In a single window of the Streptomyces sp. NBC_00285 genome:
- a CDS encoding NAD(P)H-hydrate dehydratase — protein MRTAYSVETVRAAERELMARLPEGALMQRAAAGLAAACADLLGRVYGRRVVLLVGSGDNGGDALYAGARLARRGAGVAAVLLAPERAHSAGLAALKRAGGRAVRVDGADRLIERADLLLDGIVGIGGKGGLRPDAARLAEAADRSRAAVVAVDLPSGVDADTGEVRGAAVRADLTVTFGTHKPGLLVDPAREYAGSVRLVDIGLRAVLPAEAELEALQHADVRRLLPVPTGESDKYRRGVVGIAAGSARYPGAAVLAVSGALRGGAGAVRYVGPAGDAVLARFPETLVSDRGPKHAGRVQAWVVGPGAGDDAVSVAEVLASDVPVLVDADGLRLADRDAVRARTAPTLMTPHAGEAAALLGVPREEVEGTRLASVRELAGRYGATVLLKGSTTLVADAEGGAVRVNPTGTAWLATAGSGDVLSGLAGSLLASGLGALDAGSVAAYLHGLAGRFAADGAPVGAHDVAEAVPAAWRDVRDA, from the coding sequence ATGCGTACTGCGTACAGCGTGGAGACGGTCAGGGCGGCCGAGCGGGAGCTGATGGCCCGGCTGCCGGAAGGCGCGCTCATGCAGCGGGCGGCGGCCGGACTGGCCGCGGCCTGCGCCGATCTGCTGGGGCGGGTGTACGGCCGTCGGGTCGTACTGCTCGTCGGGAGCGGGGACAACGGCGGGGACGCCCTCTACGCGGGCGCGCGGCTCGCGAGGCGCGGGGCCGGGGTGGCCGCGGTGCTCCTCGCGCCCGAGCGGGCCCACTCCGCGGGGCTGGCCGCGCTGAAGCGGGCCGGAGGGCGGGCCGTGAGGGTCGACGGCGCCGACCGGTTGATCGAACGGGCCGACCTCCTTCTCGACGGGATCGTCGGCATCGGCGGCAAGGGCGGACTGCGGCCCGACGCGGCCCGGCTGGCCGAGGCCGCCGACCGGTCCCGCGCCGCCGTCGTCGCCGTGGATCTGCCGAGCGGGGTCGACGCGGACACCGGGGAGGTGCGCGGGGCCGCGGTGCGGGCCGACCTGACCGTGACGTTCGGGACGCACAAGCCGGGGCTGCTCGTCGATCCCGCGCGGGAGTACGCCGGGTCGGTGCGGCTCGTCGACATCGGGCTGAGGGCCGTCCTCCCCGCCGAGGCTGAGCTGGAAGCTCTCCAACACGCCGACGTACGGCGGCTGTTGCCGGTGCCGACCGGCGAGAGCGACAAGTACCGGCGAGGCGTCGTCGGGATCGCCGCCGGGTCCGCGCGGTACCCGGGCGCAGCCGTGCTCGCCGTGTCCGGGGCGCTGCGCGGCGGCGCCGGGGCCGTGCGGTACGTCGGGCCCGCCGGGGACGCCGTGCTCGCCAGGTTCCCCGAGACCCTCGTCTCCGACCGGGGGCCGAAGCACGCCGGGCGGGTGCAGGCGTGGGTCGTCGGGCCGGGGGCCGGTGACGACGCCGTGTCCGTCGCCGAGGTGCTGGCGTCGGACGTGCCGGTGCTCGTCGACGCGGACGGGCTGCGGCTCGCCGACCGCGACGCCGTACGCGCGCGTACCGCGCCGACCCTCATGACCCCGCACGCCGGAGAGGCCGCCGCGCTCCTCGGGGTGCCGCGCGAGGAGGTCGAGGGGACCCGGCTGGCCTCGGTGCGGGAACTCGCCGGGCGCTACGGCGCGACCGTGCTGCTCAAGGGCTCGACCACGCTGGTCGCCGACGCCGAGGGCGGAGCCGTGCGCGTGAACCCGACCGGGACGGCATGGCTGGCCACCGCCGGCAGCGGTGACGTGCTGTCGGGTCTCGCGGGGTCTCTGCTCGCGTCCGGGCTCGGCGCTCTGGACGCCGGCAGCGTGGCCGCGTATCTGCACGGGCTGGCCGGGCGGTTCGCGGCGGACGGGGCGCCGGTGGGGGCCCACGATGTGGCGGAGGCCGTTCCGGCGGCCTGGCGGGACGTGAGGGACGCGTGA
- a CDS encoding M23 family metallopeptidase has protein sequence MDEPHIHGTTRRELLGGAAVVLGSPVLGFHGDPQDPPDQRRAQDQPDSPDPPAPSDSQDPSDPSGEEPGGTCGSDYDAEFEELLAAAEDPEDVGAGDRSLAPAKWARPLRKRARVTMRYRVRGNWLAGYHTGVDLAVPKGTPVYAVGTGVVVLASWSGSYGKAVTIKTSDSRYVVYGHLSRISVARGAKVKAGTRIGSSGSTGRATGPHLHFEVRSRRPYGSDIDPVKYLARHGLTL, from the coding sequence ATGGATGAGCCACATATACACGGCACCACCCGGCGTGAGTTGCTCGGCGGCGCGGCAGTCGTTCTGGGGAGTCCCGTTCTCGGTTTCCACGGTGATCCGCAGGATCCGCCCGACCAGCGGCGCGCACAGGACCAGCCCGACTCGCCCGACCCGCCCGCCCCGTCGGACTCGCAGGATCCGTCGGATCCGTCGGGCGAGGAACCCGGCGGCACTTGCGGCAGCGACTACGACGCCGAATTCGAGGAACTGCTGGCGGCCGCCGAGGACCCCGAGGACGTCGGGGCCGGCGACCGCTCCCTCGCACCCGCCAAGTGGGCCCGCCCCCTGCGCAAGCGGGCCAGGGTGACGATGCGTTACCGGGTGCGCGGGAACTGGCTGGCCGGCTACCACACCGGAGTGGATCTTGCCGTGCCCAAGGGCACGCCGGTGTACGCGGTGGGCACCGGCGTCGTCGTCCTGGCCAGCTGGTCGGGGTCGTACGGCAAAGCCGTGACGATCAAGACGAGTGACTCCCGTTACGTCGTCTACGGCCATCTCTCGCGCATCTCCGTCGCGCGCGGTGCCAAGGTCAAAGCCGGGACGCGGATAGGGAGCAGCGGCAGCACCGGGCGCGCCACCGGCCCGCATCTGCACTTCGAGGTCCGCTCCCGCCGACCGTACGGTTCGGACATCGACCCGGTGAAGTACCTCGCCCGGCACGGTCTCACCCTGTGA
- the alr gene encoding alanine racemase gives MNETATAPTAPLRARAEIDLAALRANVRALRARASGAALMAVVKADAYGHGAVPCARAALQAGAQWLGTATPEEALALRGAGLPGRIMCWLWTPGGPWREAVEADLDVSVSGMWALREVTEAARQAGIPARVQLKADTGLGRGGCQPGEDWTELVAQSLRAEADGLLRITGLWSHFACADEPGHPSVAAQLALFREMVGYAEGQGVRPEVRHIANSPATLTLPESHFDLVRTGIAVYGISPSPETGGPADFGLRPVMTLSASIALVKRVPGGHGVSYGHGYVTPGETTLGLVPVGYADGIPRHASGAGPVLVDGKWRTVAGRIAMDQFVVDLGGDEPPAGTRAVLFGPGDRGEPTAEDWAQAAGTIAYEIVTRIGTRVPRVYVNEELAG, from the coding sequence ATGAACGAGACAGCAACTGCCCCGACCGCACCGCTCCGCGCCCGTGCCGAGATCGACCTGGCCGCGCTGCGGGCCAATGTGCGGGCCCTGCGCGCCCGCGCGTCGGGGGCCGCCCTCATGGCCGTGGTCAAGGCCGACGCGTACGGCCACGGCGCGGTGCCGTGCGCCCGCGCGGCGCTCCAGGCGGGCGCGCAGTGGCTGGGCACCGCCACACCGGAGGAGGCCCTCGCACTGCGCGGCGCCGGACTTCCGGGGCGGATCATGTGCTGGCTGTGGACGCCCGGCGGGCCCTGGCGAGAAGCGGTCGAGGCCGACCTCGACGTGTCCGTCAGCGGGATGTGGGCGCTGCGGGAAGTCACGGAGGCGGCCCGGCAGGCCGGCATCCCCGCGCGCGTGCAGCTCAAGGCGGACACCGGGCTCGGGCGGGGTGGCTGCCAGCCCGGCGAGGACTGGACCGAGCTGGTCGCGCAGTCGCTGCGCGCCGAGGCCGACGGCCTCCTCCGGATCACCGGCCTCTGGTCGCACTTCGCCTGCGCCGACGAGCCCGGGCATCCTTCCGTCGCCGCCCAGCTCGCCCTCTTCCGGGAGATGGTGGGGTACGCCGAGGGCCAGGGCGTGCGCCCCGAGGTGCGGCACATCGCCAACTCGCCCGCCACGCTCACCCTTCCGGAGAGCCACTTCGACCTCGTCCGCACCGGCATCGCGGTCTACGGCATCTCACCCAGCCCCGAGACCGGCGGCCCCGCCGACTTCGGGCTGCGTCCGGTGATGACGCTGTCGGCGTCGATCGCGCTGGTCAAGCGTGTCCCGGGCGGCCATGGCGTCAGTTACGGCCACGGCTATGTCACCCCGGGCGAGACGACCCTCGGCCTGGTGCCCGTCGGCTACGCGGACGGCATCCCGCGGCACGCCTCCGGCGCCGGCCCGGTGCTGGTCGACGGCAAGTGGCGGACGGTGGCCGGGCGGATCGCCATGGACCAGTTCGTCGTGGACCTCGGCGGCGACGAGCCCCCGGCCGGCACCCGGGCCGTGCTCTTCGGTCCCGGCGACCGGGGCGAGCCCACCGCCGAGGACTGGGCGCAGGCCGCGGGCACCATCGCGTACGAAATTGTCACCCGCATCGGAACACGCGTTCCCCGCGTCTATGTGAATGAGGAACTAGCGGGGTAA
- a CDS encoding TOPRIM nucleotidyl transferase/hydrolase domain-containing protein, whose amino-acid sequence MADMGAFRDAVDGWANGGSGEPARDLAGHLGIRKAVLLEGPSDLAAVEALAARRDRDLAAEGVAAVSMGGAMSVARYAALLGPPGLGLRLTGLCDERERPFYDRGLERAGAADSAVFVCVSDLEDELIRALGTARVEEIVETEGDLRPWQTFLSQPAQHDRPRHQQLRRFLGTKKGRKIRYGHLLVEALTPDRVPAPLDELFAGL is encoded by the coding sequence ATGGCAGACATGGGGGCGTTCCGGGACGCGGTCGACGGCTGGGCGAACGGCGGTTCCGGTGAGCCGGCGCGCGATCTGGCCGGGCACCTGGGGATACGGAAGGCGGTCCTGCTGGAGGGCCCGAGCGACCTCGCGGCGGTCGAGGCGCTGGCCGCACGCCGGGACCGCGACCTGGCCGCGGAAGGAGTGGCCGCCGTGTCGATGGGCGGCGCGATGAGCGTCGCCCGCTACGCCGCCCTCCTCGGCCCACCCGGCCTGGGCCTGCGCCTGACGGGCCTGTGCGACGAACGCGAACGCCCCTTCTACGACCGCGGGCTGGAGCGGGCGGGAGCCGCGGACTCGGCGGTCTTCGTGTGCGTGTCGGACCTGGAGGACGAACTCATCCGCGCCCTGGGCACGGCACGCGTCGAGGAGATCGTGGAGACGGAGGGCGACCTGCGCCCCTGGCAGACCTTCCTCTCCCAGCCCGCCCAGCACGACCGGCCCCGCCACCAGCAACTACGCCGCTTCCTCGGCACGAAGAAGGGCCGCAAGATCCGCTACGGCCACCTCCTGGTCGAGGCCCTGACCCCCGACCGGGTCCCGGCCCCGCTGGACGAACTGTTCGCGGGGCTGTGA
- a CDS encoding holo-ACP synthase yields the protein MSIIGVGIDVAEIERFAASLERTPGMARRLFLDSELLLPSGERRGVASLAARFAAKEALAKALGAPAGLYWTDAEVYVEDTGQPRLRVTGTVAARAAVLGVRSWHVSLSHDAGVASAVVIAEG from the coding sequence ATGAGCATCATCGGGGTCGGTATCGACGTTGCCGAGATCGAGCGGTTCGCGGCGTCGCTGGAGCGTACGCCGGGGATGGCCCGGCGGTTGTTCCTGGACAGTGAGCTGTTGTTGCCCAGCGGTGAGCGTCGGGGTGTCGCCTCGCTTGCCGCCCGCTTCGCTGCCAAAGAGGCGCTCGCCAAGGCGCTCGGGGCACCCGCCGGCCTCTACTGGACCGACGCCGAGGTGTACGTCGAGGACACTGGGCAGCCTCGGCTGCGGGTGACCGGGACCGTGGCCGCGCGGGCCGCCGTTCTCGGGGTGCGGTCCTGGCATGTGTCGCTCAGTCATGACGCGGGGGTGGCTTCGGCGGTGGTGATCGCGGAGGGGTGA